The genomic region GTCCAAGACCTCCAGCTTCTACGCCTATTAGTCTTACCTCCTCATGCTCTATAAAGGGATAGAATATACCCATGGCGTTTGAACCACCTCCCACGCAGGCAACCACAGCGTCTGGAAGCCTGCCTTCAAGCTCCAGTATCTGTGCCTTTGCCTCCTCGCCTATTATTTTCTGAAAGTCCCTCACCATCATGGGAAAGGGATGAGGACCCACCACAGAGCCTATAATGTAGTGTGTGGTTTCCACGTTGGTAACCCAGTCCCTTAGGGCTTCGTTTATGGCATCCTTTAGGGTTTTTGAACCGCTCTTTACGATGCGCACTTCCGCACCCAGCAGTCTCATCCTAAAAACATTGAGTTTTTGACGCTCTGCGTCCTCCTCTCCCATATAGACCACGCACTCAAGACCAAGTAAGGCACAGGCGGTTGCAGTAGCCACACCGTGCTGTCCTGCACCCGTTTCTGCGATTATCCTCCTCTTTCCCATTCTCTTAGCAAGCAGAGCCTGTCCGAGTGTGTTGTTTATCTTATGAGCACCAGTATGGAGAAGGTCCTCCCGCTTTATGTATATCTTTGCACCACCCACATAGTCGGTTAGCCTCTTGGCAAAATAGAGGGGTGTGGGTCTTCCTGCAAAGTCTTTAAGGTAGTGGTTTAACTCTTCCCAAAAGGATGGGTCTTCCTTGAGTTTAAGGTAGGCATCAGTTAGCTCCTCGAGGGCATACATGAGGGTTTCTGGCACGAACCTTCCACCGAACTCTTCAAAGTATCCCTTCTCATCTGGAAGGGTGTATATTTCTTGCTTTGTCATATGCCTTCCTCCTTTCTTTTTTAATCTAAGCTCCTTTCGTAGATTTGGTCTATGTGTTTTAAGAAAGACCAAGGGTCTAAGGCTTGCCTTATCTCTTCTTGACTAAGGAAGGCACTGACCTCTTGGTCTTCCATGAGGCTTTTTTCAAAGGCTATACCCTCTTCCCAGCTTCTCATGGCACACCTTTGAACCATATCGTAAGCCTTGTCTCTATGGACTCCCTTTTCCATGAGTTTAACAAGCACCTTTGAAGAGGCAAAAAGACCATGAGAAAGCTCCATGTTTCTTAGCATTCTCTCTGGGTTTACCACAAGACCTTCAAGGATTTCAAGAAAGAGGTTTAGCATATAGTCAAGGGCTATAGTGGAGTCTGGCAGGATTACACGTTCTGCAGAGGAGTGAGATATGTCCCTTTCGTGCCAGAGTGGAATATTCTCAAGAGCTACCAGAAGGTTTGCTCTTATTATGCGTGCAAGACCACACAACCTTTCTGCGTGTATGGGGTTTTTCTTGTGAGGCATGGCGGATGAGCCTCTTTGACCCTTTCCAAAGGGCTCTAAGACCTCAAGCAGTTCGGTTCTCTGGAGATGCCTTATCTCTGTTGCAAACCTCTCAAGGGCACAGGCGGTAGAGGCAAGGGCATACATAACCTGTGCATGCCTATCTCTTGGCACTACCTGAGTGGAAACAGGCTCTACCTTAAGTCCCAGCTCCTCAAGGGCAAGCCTTTCCACCCTTGGGTCAAGGTTAGAGTATGTTCCCACCGCACCAGAGAGCTTACCATAGGATATGTCCTCAAGAGCTTGCAAAAGTCTTTTTTTGTTTCTTTTCATCTCCTCATACCAGCTAAGAAACTTAA from Aquificaceae bacterium harbors:
- the trpB gene encoding tryptophan synthase subunit beta; protein product: MTKQEIYTLPDEKGYFEEFGGRFVPETLMYALEELTDAYLKLKEDPSFWEELNHYLKDFAGRPTPLYFAKRLTDYVGGAKIYIKREDLLHTGAHKINNTLGQALLAKRMGKRRIIAETGAGQHGVATATACALLGLECVVYMGEEDAERQKLNVFRMRLLGAEVRIVKSGSKTLKDAINEALRDWVTNVETTHYIIGSVVGPHPFPMMVRDFQKIIGEEAKAQILELEGRLPDAVVACVGGGSNAMGIFYPFIEHEEVRLIGVEAGGLGLHTGKHASSINGGSVGVLHGMKSYFLQDEEGQIQPTHSISAGLDYPGVGPEHAYLFKSGRAKYVYTTDEEALEGFRILSRLEGIIPALEPAHAVPRVMEIAKELGKDHIVLFNLSGRGDKDMLHVMEYTKDML
- the purB gene encoding adenylosuccinate lyase, with protein sequence MIERYTRREMGQIWSDLNKFKLWLKVELAVCRAWHKLGKIPQEALKEIEKRTFVDEKVVEKIYQYERVYKHDVLAFVSAINEQIPEYSHYFHMGLTSSDVVDTALALQIREALGLILEGLEKVLQRLRSLAIEHKNTLMMGRTHGVHAEPITLGLKFLSWYEEMKRNKKRLLQALEDISYGKLSGAVGTYSNLDPRVERLALEELGLKVEPVSTQVVPRDRHAQVMYALASTACALERFATEIRHLQRTELLEVLEPFGKGQRGSSAMPHKKNPIHAERLCGLARIIRANLLVALENIPLWHERDISHSSAERVILPDSTIALDYMLNLFLEILEGLVVNPERMLRNMELSHGLFASSKVLVKLMEKGVHRDKAYDMVQRCAMRSWEEGIAFEKSLMEDQEVSAFLSQEEIRQALDPWSFLKHIDQIYERSLD